The following nucleotide sequence is from Cicer arietinum cultivar CDC Frontier isolate Library 1 chromosome 2, Cicar.CDCFrontier_v2.0, whole genome shotgun sequence.
CCTCAGCTACATTTGACCAAACTAAGGCTTCTGTGTCCATCATTGGCATATTTGGTGATAGCTGAAATGTTTTCTTAGTGGCTGATAATCCTACatagaaaatcaaaattaaatgagttttttatttttattttttttataatcaaatttaaattaagatttGATAAATAGTGAAAGATAAAAGAGATACAATGATGATAgtaaatataatcaaaaaaCACTAACGAGTCTAGCACAAGTGGTTGATGCGCAATGTGTGAGTATTGTAAACTTCAAGATACCGAATTTACATAATTATGTGTGCCCGTTAACATAAACAACAAATTCAAGTGGTTGGTGTTCGGTGTGTAAGTATCGTGAACTCAGTAATACCAAATTCAAATTCTATCCATAGAAAAAACATAACCAAATATAGTTAGTGAATATGATATTCTTACCATTAGAATCAATTATACCATCATCCATAAGCTTTGGAATGTTGTATAACAAGGCAAACATAGCTGCCGATGAAGACCAAAAGAGAGTTCCATTGATTCCAAACTTACTTCCAACATCTAATGCCCATCCCATAATCACATCTGCTACCATGCAACTAATTCTACAATTATCATTCaaacaaatttcttttattaGCTTCTCAAGCATATTAGGCATAGTACTTAGCATAGTAACACATAGCTTAGCAAAATTTGTTCTATCCTCATCATGTCTTAAACCATCAGAAATTGAGACCAATTTTAATGCTCCATTAAAACTATCATCTAATTGTTGCTCCCCCATGGAATTCATCACTAGCTTATGGTTGAAATCTGTGTTCACAAAAATGACTTTGCATCCATGTTCGACcaattttttggagaaattcaTTAAGGGAATTATATGCCCTTGAGCTGGAAATGGTAAAACTAGCACACATGGAATGCTCATGTTGTatctttatatgttttttttaattgattttgaggCTCTACTCTCTATATATATTGGCCAACTCATCATACAGAAGTTTTACATATTTGGGTTAATACATGATAAGTCTCAAGTTTCatgatttaaattaattacatCACTCATATTGATATCAGACATGGTCAATATCAGACAATCtaaattttgtcttttaaataaaaattttgatCATAAAATCTAAACCATCTGATCTTGATCGAACGATTGACACAATATAACTGCACAAAAACCTGATCTAAAGGTTCATTGACTTTATCATGActaatctttataaaaaaattaattgaccACTTTTAATGCAGTCCTTCTCCAATCACATTTTTTATCCGATTGTTTACACATTTATAggtttgtttatatttaaagcATTGAGATTTAtcactaaattatttattattcaccAACAACACTAAATATGAAATCACAATTAGTCGATATGCATAACCATACATCACATGCATATGTAGTGACATtcaacattaaatatatattctgatataatgaatgaaaacattgaaataaatattactaTATTTCACTAAATTCATTTAAGAGGACAAAACTTTAATAACacctagttttttttttgttagacgCAAACTCAAAACCTTAATGTGAAGCAACTTCCTCGCCACATAACTAAACCAACAGAATTGGTACTCACGTTGTTACAATGAAGCTCAAATGTCACTTATTTTAATGAAACTTATTTACCAATTCAAGTGGAATTCTATTTGTTATTTGTTGCCTTGGTATTAGAGGGTAGTTTGGTAGATGAGATATATTAAACTAGAATAGAAACTTAATTTGCATTATCTCAATCCATGTTGAGAGTTCTGAACTTCTGACTCTAATATCATAACCAAACagcataaaaaaaattcaaaaaactgaTTCTATTCTAGAaactttatttaacaaaatagacGTGAAAGTGGTGGATATGGCATGGAAATCAAATATCTGCATTCTTCTGCAGAATCATCACTAAGCCTCCTACACTAATCAAGAAAATTGCATGGAAAATTGGGGTTAaaactatattaaaatttacaCGGGGATGACTAAGTACAAATTGAGGAACTCAACCTAATACAAGTCCATAAAAAAGGACCCAATTCTAATAAATCACAACTTACaagttacaaattacaagtggAAGAAAAATATTGCTAAGAATTAATAATGATTTCAAAAGAGCACAGCCACACTAGGGGCTAGCATGATGGTGGTTGAAGTTGTTTAAGCCTTTTCACAACTTGTTTCATTGTAGGTCTAGTTGATAGTGAATCAACTGTACAAACAACTGCTAAGTGAAGAACCTCAACCAAATCATTTTCTGGTCCTGCATCCCATAACCCTGCAGTGAAAAACTCTTTTGCTCTTCCTTCCCTAAGTAGCATGCATGCCCATGCTACTATATTGAAACCATTTCcatataaagaaaatgaagGGTCCAACGCTTTCTTATCAGAAAGCAACTCAAGAAGCACAACACCGTAGCTATACACGTCAGCCTTGTCAGAAACACGACATGTCATGGCGTATTCCGGAGCAACATACCCAAATGTTCCTGCCACACCGGTTGTAGCGTGTGTTTCTGAGGTTCCGAGAAGTCTGGCCAGTCCAAAGTCAGATAAATAAGCATTGAAATCGTCGTCCAACAAGATATTGCTAGGCTTGACATCGCGATGAAGAACACGGGGTACACATTGATCGTGCAAATAGGAAAGTGCACGCGCTATGTCCAATGCAATCTTGTGAAGAATTTTCCAATCCACGGCCCTTGTGGATCTCTCCTGGATGAACTTTTCAAGATTACCGCCCGGAAGATAATTGTATATGAGAAACATCTCTATCTCACAAGCATGGTAACCGATCAGAGTGACAAGGTTTGGATGATGAAGCCTTCCAAGGGTCTTAATCTCGGCATGAAATTGTTGAACACCTTGGAAACGTCCAACTGATAGACGTTTCACTGCCACCAAGATTCTCGGCGATATCTCTGCCTTATAAGTTGCCCCAAATCCTCCACTCCCAATACAGTTGCTTGCATTGAAGTTTCCTGTTGCTTGTACAACATTCTCAAATGTCAATGGGACACCGATATCAGTAAACACTGTAACTTCTCTTTTTGCAGAACCACCAACCCTGGAATTCGGCTTCCACTTTCGTGTGAAGAAAAACAGAACAATAAGAGCTATAAGAACAGAAACAATGGCTGAGGCAGAAGTTATAGATGCTATTTCAATAGCGCTGAAaccattattactattttttccAGTGTCTTGTGCAGTAATAGAAGAATTGTCATCAATCTGCCCTTGTTGATTTGCTGATGGCACAGTAAGAGAAATTCCGCGGCAGGAACTCAGAAATGGATTTCCGACAGCACTGCTACATTTGATCGAGCTACTATTTGATGGTAAGGATCCAGATAAATTATTGAAAGACACATTGAATGCAGAGAGTGTAGTGACATTTGCCAAACCANNNNNNNNNNNNNNNNNNNNNNNNNNNNNNNNNNNNNNNNNNNNNNNNNNNNNNNNNGGAATATGTCCAGAAAGATTGTTATTATTGAGCAAAACATCAGTCAGATTTCCCATGTTCTCAATAAACTTAGGAATCTCCCCGGTAAGAGTGTTTGTCGAAAGGTCCAAGACTTGTAAAGAGTACAACTTCCCCAGACTAGCAGGAATTGAGCCACTCAAGTTATTACCAGCTAAAGAGAGAAACTTCAGATCTTTCATCTGGCAGAGGCTGGTGGGAATCTGACCCTGTAACCGGTTTCTACTGAGGTTCAAGGAAACAAGAGAGACCGAATCCCCTATAGTAAAGGGGATTGGTCCTGAAATCTGATTTCCAGATGCATCCAAAAACTTCAGTGATCTGCACGCTCTACTAACATTAGAAGGAATCTCACCAGTAAGAATATTATAACTGACATTCAAAAGCAATGCATCTAATCCATCACATTTCTTCAACAAATATGTGGGAAATGGTCCCGTGAGCTTGTTCTCTCCAACAAGAAGTGTGTAACCACTCTTTTCCTCCATCCTGCCACTTGCTATTGGCAATGACTGAATTCCGGTAAAGTTGTTTTGTCCGAAGTTGTGCAAAACTGAAAGACCAACTTGACCTAATGATGCGAAAAGGGTTCTCTCATGAACCTTTGTCGAAAAAAATGATGCATAAGGAGACGTAACATCATTAGATTCAAATGGATACCTACTCCAGGAAGGAAAGGGAGAACAAACATTGTTGGAGAAATCAGGAACTGAACCAGACAACATGTTTCCACTAACATCAAACACAGTCATACATGGAACATGAAGTTCCTCAGAAAGCTCCCCAGTAAGATTGTTAGAGCTCAGATCAAGAAAATGCAGCTTCTTACAGAAAACAAGCCGGTTTGGGAACTCTCCGGTGAAGAAATTCTGAGCCAAATTAACCATCTCCAACTCCCCACAAGCACCCCAACTATTAGGAAAACTTCCCTCCAAATTCACCATGGGAGCCCACAAAATCCTAAGCTTGGGAAGCGACACAATTTCCTCAGGCATTGCaccttcaaaataattaaactcaTCACTCAAAGAAACAAATCCAACATCCTCAACTGGATCGAAAAGGTTGGACAGCACAACAACAGAAAGCTCCTTACAATTTCCAAGCTCGTGAGGAATAGAACCGCTAAGCGTATTCCTCGAAACATCCAGCACCTCAAGGCTCTTAAGGTTCCCAAATTCAGTAGGAATATCCTCTTCCAACAAATTTGAATACAACAAAAGTGTCCTCAAAACACCACAACTCCCCAAACTTTTCGGAATTGCTTGAACTAAAGAGTTACCAGACAAATCCAAATGCTCAAGCTTCCCACAATTTTCACCAATCTCCTTAGGAATAACACCACTGAATTGATTAAAAGACAAATACACCCCTCTAAGTTTCCCAACAAAACCAGGAACAGAACCATTCAAACCATTTGAAGCTAAATTCAAAACCTCTAAACTATCAAGAGAAGATAAAACACTAGGTACAACTCCAACAATCTTATTAAACCCCAAATTCAAAATCCTCAATTTTTTCAATCCTCGAACACGAAAAGGAAGATAACCACTAATCAAATTACCTTCTAAATCAAGAACCTCAAGTTTCTCCATACTCCAAATCTCTTCAGGAATTGAACCATCCAACCCATTAAAGGGTAAAGACAAAACCCTAAGCTCAGTTAACTCACTGATCAAAGATGGAAACTTTCCAAATAAAGAACCCTTAAAACCCACACAGCTTCTCCTAATTCCAAATCCATAAAGCGGAAACTTACTAAAACCGGAGCACGGGTGAGAACTCCGGTCACCACCACCGGAATCAACGCCACCACCGTTTCCGGTGATGTTGAGAGCAACTACACGCGATCTTGAATCACAGAGAACGCCAAACCAGGAACAGTAACCGGAGTCACCGTCACCGGCGGTGGAGTTCCATGAAGAGAGTACACCGGCGGGGTCGGAGAGAGAATATTTGAAACGGAGAAGAGTTGATTTGTCGGAAGAGAGTGAAACGGCGTCGTTtagagaagaaaagaaaagaagaaagaagaaaaagaagaagttgAATTGAGTGAATGAAATCCATTTGAAATTAAAAGTAGAAGAAAACATCTCACAGAAGAAGAAACAAGAGTCAATTGAAGAAAAAgcccttctttttcttcttcttct
It contains:
- the LOC101508918 gene encoding LRR receptor-like serine/threonine-protein kinase RPK2 encodes the protein MFSSTFNFKWISFTQFNFFFFFFLLFFSSLNDAVSLSSDKSTLLRFKYSLSDPAGVLSSWNSTAGDGDSGYCSWFGVLCDSRSRVVALNITGNGGGVDSGGGDRSSHPCSGFSKFPLYGFGIRRSCVGFKGSLFGKFPSLISELTELRVLSLPFNGLDGSIPEEIWSMEKLEVLDLEGNLISGYLPFRVRGLKKLRILNLGFNKIVGVVPSVLSSLDSLEVLNLASNGLNGSVPGFVGKLRGVYLSFNQFSGVIPKEIGENCGKLEHLDLSGNSLVQAIPKSLGSCGVLRTLLLYSNLLEEDIPTEFGNLKSLEVLDVSRNTLSGSIPHELGNCKELSVVVLSNLFDPVEDVGFVSLSDEFNYFEGAMPEEIVSLPKLRILWAPMVNLEGSFPNSWGACGELEMVNLAQNFFTGEFPNRLVFCKKLHFLDLSSNNLTGELSEELHVPCMTVFDVSGNMLSGSVPDFSNNVCSPFPSWSRYPFESNDVTSPYASFFSTKVHERTLFASLGQVGLSVLHNFGQNNFTGIQSLPIASGRMEEKSGYTLLVGENKLTGPFPTYLLKKCDGLDALLLNVSYNILTGEIPSNVSRACRSLKFLDASGNQISGPIPFTIGDSVSLVSLNLSRNRLQGQIPTSLCQMKDLKFLSLAGNNLSGSIPASLGKLYSLQVLDLSTNTLTGEIPKFIENMGNLTDVLLNNNNLSGHIPXXXXXXXXXXXXXXXXXXXGLANVTTLSAFNVSFNNLSGSLPSNSSSIKCSSAVGNPFLSSCRGISLTVPSANQQGQIDDNSSITAQDTGKNSNNGFSAIEIASITSASAIVSVLIALIVLFFFTRKWKPNSRVGGSAKREVTVFTDIGVPLTFENVVQATGNFNASNCIGSGGFGATYKAEISPRILVAVKRLSVGRFQGVQQFHAEIKTLGRLHHPNLVTLIGYHACEIEMFLIYNYLPGGNLEKFIQERSTRAVDWKILHKIALDIARALSYLHDQCVPRVLHRDVKPSNILLDDDFNAYLSDFGLARLLGTSETHATTGVAGTFGYVAPEYAMTCRVSDKADVYSYGVVLLELLSDKKALDPSFSLYGNGFNIVAWACMLLREGRAKEFFTAGLWDAGPENDLVEVLHLAVVCTVDSLSTRPTMKQVVKRLKQLQPPSC